The Engraulis encrasicolus isolate BLACKSEA-1 chromosome 4, IST_EnEncr_1.0, whole genome shotgun sequence genome includes a window with the following:
- the aagab gene encoding alpha- and gamma-adaptin-binding protein p34, translated as MSAEEDTAMEPVPCILISSCDSGFKEEELIKQILGTSTVPDPSKQENSVVWYPWTITNKYYTADVSLCVVPSTFQMCSEVAQSMQAFIVYFNSAVKEGLNNVSPWLPIVEDLAPEVLILVCDHVCDDGVSRQEAQQWCLSHAFELVELNPQDLPDEDDDFPESTGVKRIVQALNANVWASAEMKDGEHNQGFGLMSSLVAAKHNNPRPSQDSQSSGSPAESAEESPAVQRPDRGQSGNNNSSQQGGNLMDSMTDMDIQELANLTAGDADVENFERLFTKLKEMKDKASSLPHEQRKVHAEKVAKAFWMAIGGDQDEIDGLSSGEES; from the exons ATGTCAGCCGAAGAAGACACAGCAATGGAGCCAGTGCCTTGCATTCTTATTTCCAGTTGTGATTCGGGGTTTAAAGAAGAGGAGCTTATCAAAC AGATCCTTGGCACATCAACGGTTCCCGACCCATCGAAACAGGAGAACTCTGTCGTCTGGTACCCTTGGACAATCACAAACAAGTACTACACAGCCGACGTCAGCCTGTGCGTCGTGCCAAGCACGTTTCAGATGTGCTCAGAAGTTGCTCAATCTATGCAAGCCTTCATCGTGTACTTCAACAGTGCAGTA AAAGAGGGGCTGAACAACGTATCACCTTGGTTACCGATAGTGGAGGATCTGGCTCCAGAGGTGCTCATTCTGGTGTGTGACCACGTGTGTGATGATG gagTCAGCAGGCAAGAGGCCCAGCAGTGGTGTCTGTCTCATGCTTTCGAACTGGTGGAGCTCAACCCTCAAGATCTCCCAGATGAAGATG ACGATTTCCCTGAGTCCACCGGTGTGAAGAGGATAGTCCAGGCCCTGAACGCCAACGTCTGGGCCAGCGCAGAGATGAAGGATGGAG AACACAACCAGGGCTTCGGCCTCATGAGCAGCCTGGTGGCCGCCAAACACAACAACCCTCGGCCCAGCCAGGACtcacag TCTTCAGGCTCCCCGGCCGAAAGTGCAGAGGAGAGTCCAGCGGTCCAGCGGCCAGACAGGGGACAGAgtggcaacaacaacagcagccagCAGGGCGGAAATCTAATGG ATTCCATGACAGACATGGACATCCAGGAGTTGGCCAACCTGACAGCAGGGGATGCAGATGTGGAGAACTTTGAGCGCCTCTTCAccaaactaaaagaaatgaaag ATAAAGCGTCCTCCCTACCTCACGAGCAGAGGAAAGTCCACGCTGAAAAG GTAGCCAAAGCCTTCTGGATGGCCATTGGTGGAGACCAGGACGAAATTGACGGTCTGTCCTCCGGAGAGGAGAGCTAA
- the LOC134447204 gene encoding uncharacterized protein LOC134447204 produces MPSRSSRRRASRQRRWSLWCFAGADVKETVDMGTQTECPTVEVATQADGPETAEATTQAGWVTAEASTQAACGTAEAGIQAVRVMAEAGCQSVWATSEASVQAAGVTAEADTQVDSTDATPLLDAELPGASVQRTTGAVPDSGWAVQNMYQTVAFEYSEFFRNGQMWVEVKLRCEERREGPYLRQYWYLINNCSQETAEGFLPYANGELLTYIEWYCGSITAVYSHIHTQMTTVMDIGGLLYGETSTSCRGLSMDAAGTWTRLERTDTLRMPLDQFFTPQPDPDDDSAGLLEIDWYPGDDSPGPNPDADGFDADGFDADGFDADGFDADGDNAGFDAADDDSADDDAADDDTGFDAADDDAGFDGDDAADDDAGFDAADDDAGFDAAEGFVKVAAVGSPAPGPHAADAAAAADNSTAPGFDDADAADDDAGFDAADDAVGLDTGFDAADGLEDAAAVGSPAPGPHAADAADADAAGTDAAAADNSTAPGFDDAAGWSGALSAAASVASQVPSVYYLFQSTGLGDFPLRLAGLRDAFAVLLEQPETANFIAVTGSMLLKNLATLNGKDAGATQQAFDEVVAFAQAPTPTITTELLEVGIHQLNLLDVVFELLLFRNLELAYVRLVLQAQGGFLDHLATVVQSLLPSEAWPPQAAQCWELLQSEAISFVLEILSLDVSAYHQPQHLAQRVFSSLERRIDQLLSVMPSG; encoded by the exons ATGCCATCACGGAGCAGCAGGCGCCGAGCCTCGCGGCAGAGGAGATGGTCTCTCTGGTGTTTTGCAGGTGCTGATGTGAAGGAGACGGTGGACATGGGGACGCAGACGGAGTGCCCGACCGTGGAGGTGGCCACCCAGGCGGACGGACCCGAGACGGCAGAGGCGACCACTCAGGCAGGTTGGGTGACAGCCGAGGCCAGCACTCAGGCTGCTTGTGGAACGGCTGAGGCCGGGATACAGGCAGTGAGAGTAATGGCCGAAGCTGGATGTCAATCTGTCTGGGCAACCAGCGAGGCCTCCGTCCAGGCGGCTGGGGTAACTGCTGAGGCTGACACCCAGGTGGACTCCACTGACG CGACCCCTTTGCTTGATGCTGAGCTACCAGGAG CATCTGTCCAGAGGACAACTGGTGCTGTTCCAG ACTCCGGCTGGGCGGTCCAGAACATGTACCAGACGGTGGCTTTTGAGTATTCTGAGTTCTTCCGCAACGGCCAGATG TGGGTGGAGGTGAAGCTCAGGTGTGAGGAGAGGCGTGAGGGTCCGTACCTCAGGCAGTACTGGTACCTCATCAACAACTGTTCCCAAGAGACAGCTGAG GGATTCCTGCCCTACGCCAACGGAGAGCTGCTCACTTACATTGAG TGGTACTGTGGGAGCATCACTGCGGTgtactcacacatccacacacagatgaccacagTTATGGACATAGGAGGACTCCTG TACGGCGAGACATCGACCAGCTGCAGGGGTCTGTCCATGGACGCTGCTGGAACCTGGACTCGCCTGGAGAGGACCGACACTCTGCGGATGCCCCTGGACCAGTTCTTCACTCCTCAGCCGGACCCTGATGACGACTCTGCTGGCCTCTTGGAAATCGACTGGTATCCTGGTGATGACTCTCCTGGTCCTAATCCTGACGCTGATGGGTTCGACGCTGATGGTTTCGATGCTGATGGATTCGACGCTGATGGATTTGACGCTGATGGTGACAACGCTGGATTCGACGCTGCTGATGACGACTCTGCTGATGACGACGCTGCTGATGACGACACTGGATTCGACGCTGCTGATGACGACGCTGGATTCGACGGTGATGATGCTGCTGATGACGACGCTGGATTCGACGCTGCTGATGACGACGCTGGATTCGATGCAGCTGAAGGATTCGTCAAAGTTGCTGCTGTCGGCTCTCCTGCTCCTGGTCCTcacgctgctgatgctgctgctgctgccgacaACTCTACGGCCCCTGGATTCGacgatgctgatgctgctgatgacGATGCTGGATTCGATGCTGCTGATGACGCCGTTGGATTGGACACTGGATTCGACGCTGCTGATGGATTGGAGGACGCTGCTGCTGTCGGCTCTCCTGCTCCTGGTCCTcacgctgctgatgctgctgatgctgatgcggctggtactgatgctgctgctgctgacaactCTACGGCCCCTGGATTCGACGATGCTGCTGGTTGGTCTGgtgctctctctgctgctgcctccGTTGCTAGCCAGGTTCCCTCTGTGTA CTACCTCTTCCAGTCCACCGGTCTGGGGGACTTCCCCCTGAGGCTTGCTGGACTGAGGGACGCCTTCGCT GTCTTGCTTGAGCAGCCAGAGACAGCCAACTTCATCGCCGTGACAGGGTCCATGCTCCTGAAGAACTTGGCCACCCTCAATGGAAAG GATGCTGGTGCAACTCAGCAGGCCTTTGACGAGGTGGTGGCCTTCGCCCAGGCACCGACTCCCACCATCACCACTGAGCTCCTGGAGGTTGGG ATCCACCAGCTCAACCTCCTGGATGTGGTCTTCGAGCTGCTGCTGTTCAGAAACCTAGAGTTGGCGTATGTGCGGCTGGTCCTT CAGGCACAGGGCGGGTTCCTGGatcatctggcaacagtggtccAGTCCCTCCTGCCCTCTGAGGCGTGGCCACCCCAGGCAGCCCAGTGCTGGGAGCTCCTGCAG TCTGAGGCTATCTCCTTCGTGTTGGAGATCCTGTCCCTGGACGTGTCAGCGTACCACCAGCCCCAGCACCTGGCCCAGAGGGTCTTCAGCAGCCTGGAGCGCCGCATCGACCAGCTGCTGAGCGTGATGCCCTCTGGCTAA
- the rsl24d1 gene encoding probable ribosome biogenesis protein RLP24, whose translation MRIEKCYFCSGPVYPGHGMMFVRNDCKVFRFCKSKCHKNFKKKRNPRKTRWTKAFRKAAGKELTVDNALEFEKRRNIPIKYQRELWSKTVEAMKKVEDIKRKRQARFIMNRLKKGKELEKEEAIQEVKKNIHLIRAPHAGKGKAMEEKMVQKLQEDVDMADD comes from the exons ATGCGCATTGAAAAGTGTTACTTTTGCTCCGGACCGGTCTACCCGGGTCATGGAATGATGTTTGTTCGTAACGACTGCAAG GTCTTCAGATTTTGCAAGTCAAAATGTCACAAAAACTTCAAGAAGAAGCGCAACCCAAGAAAGACAAGGTGGACGAAGGCGTTCAGAAAAGCAGCTGGCAAAGAGTTAACAGTG GATAACGCCCTGGAGTTTGAGAAGCGCAGAAATATTCCAATCAAATACCAGAGAGAGCTGTGGAGCAAGACGG TGGAGGCAATGAAGAAGGTTGAGGACATCAAGCGCAAACGACAGGCCCGCTTCATCATGAACAG ACTGAAGAAGGGCAAGGAACTGGAGAAGGAAGAGGCCATCCAGGAGGTCAAGAAAAACATCCACCTCATCAGAGCACCACATGCTG GCAAAGGCAAAGCCATGGAGGAGAAGATGGTCCAAAAGCTACAGGAAGACGTGGACATGGCTGATGACTAA